In Paenibacillus sp. FSL R7-0345, a single window of DNA contains:
- a CDS encoding adenine phosphoribosyltransferase, with translation MDFKNNIRVIEDFPQPGISFKDITTLLKDGEAYRAAIDELKALVSHLNIDVIAGPEARGFVVGAPLAYALGVGFVPIRKSGKLPYETIEVGYDLEYGKDTLAVHTDAIKPGQNVLIADDLLATGGTIATSVSLVEQLGGKVVGAAFLIELVQLAGRNKLSEIEVISLLNYED, from the coding sequence TTGGATTTCAAAAACAATATTCGCGTGATTGAAGATTTCCCGCAACCGGGAATCAGCTTTAAAGATATTACGACTCTGCTTAAAGACGGGGAAGCTTACCGCGCAGCTATTGATGAGCTCAAAGCGCTGGTATCCCATCTGAACATTGATGTAATCGCCGGACCGGAAGCCCGCGGCTTTGTAGTTGGCGCTCCGCTGGCTTACGCGCTGGGAGTCGGCTTTGTTCCGATCCGTAAAAGCGGCAAGCTTCCTTACGAAACAATCGAAGTAGGTTATGACCTGGAGTATGGCAAGGATACACTTGCTGTCCACACCGATGCAATCAAACCGGGTCAAAATGTACTTATCGCTGATGACCTGCTGGCAACCGGCGGAACCATCGCTACTTCTGTCAGCCTGGTGGAGCAACTTGGCGGCAAGGTTGTCGGAGCAGCATTTCTGATTGAGCTGGTCCAGCTGGCTGGCCGTAACAAGCTCTCGGAGATCGAAGTAATCTCTTTGTTGAATTACGAAGATTAA
- the uraA gene encoding uracil permease: MQREIQVNEKLPFGPGFLLSLQHLFAMFGSTVLVPNLFGVDPGMILLMNGIGTLLYILICRGKIPAYLGSSFAFISPVLSVLTKYQGDHQHGYSLALGAFIVTGVIFILVALIVRYAGTSWIDVVFPPAAMGAIVATIGLELVPVAARMSGLIAPEGVTDWTPDGKAITLSLVTLGVTVIGSVMFRGFPKIIHILIGIVTGYVLAYIMGQVNTGAIADASFLSHPTITTPSFDWQVILTIIPVSLVVIVEHIGHLLVTSNIVGKDLTKDPGLDRSLLSNGISTVLSGFVGSTPNTTYGENIGVMALTKVYSVFVIGGAAIIAILLSFSGTFSSIIANIPQPVMGGVSLLLFGVIAASGLRIFVEQKVDFSKASNMILATLVLVVGISGISLNIYGVQLKGMALATIVGIVLSLFFKLIEVLGLSNEQDSEKSAH, from the coding sequence TTGCAACGCGAAATTCAAGTTAACGAGAAACTCCCGTTCGGCCCTGGCTTTCTGCTGAGCCTGCAGCATCTGTTCGCCATGTTCGGCAGCACCGTGCTCGTCCCTAACCTGTTCGGAGTAGATCCCGGCATGATTCTGCTGATGAACGGTATCGGCACCCTGCTTTATATTCTGATCTGCCGCGGCAAAATCCCCGCCTATCTCGGGTCAAGCTTCGCTTTTATCTCACCGGTGCTCAGTGTGCTGACTAAATATCAGGGAGATCATCAGCATGGATATTCGCTTGCACTGGGTGCTTTTATTGTTACCGGTGTTATCTTTATTCTTGTCGCATTAATCGTCCGTTATGCCGGAACCAGCTGGATTGATGTTGTATTCCCTCCTGCTGCCATGGGTGCTATCGTAGCAACAATCGGACTTGAGCTGGTACCGGTTGCCGCACGCATGTCCGGACTGATTGCTCCTGAAGGCGTTACGGACTGGACTCCGGACGGTAAAGCCATTACATTGTCATTGGTTACACTGGGAGTTACCGTTATTGGTTCTGTTATGTTCCGCGGCTTCCCCAAAATCATTCATATCCTCATCGGTATCGTCACCGGTTATGTGCTGGCCTACATCATGGGACAGGTCAATACCGGAGCTATTGCCGACGCCAGTTTCTTATCCCATCCGACGATTACTACCCCTTCATTCGACTGGCAGGTTATCCTGACCATCATTCCTGTATCCCTGGTTGTAATTGTTGAACATATCGGCCATCTGCTTGTAACCAGCAACATTGTAGGTAAAGACCTGACTAAAGATCCCGGACTTGACCGTTCCCTGCTCAGTAACGGGATATCGACTGTGCTTTCCGGTTTTGTAGGCTCCACACCAAACACTACTTACGGTGAAAATATCGGCGTTATGGCTTTGACCAAAGTGTACTCTGTTTTCGTAATCGGCGGAGCGGCTATCATTGCTATTCTGCTGTCGTTCTCGGGAACCTTCTCTTCCATTATTGCCAACATCCCGCAACCGGTTATGGGCGGCGTGTCCCTGCTGCTGTTCGGAGTAATTGCAGCGTCGGGTCTGCGTATTTTCGTAGAACAGAAGGTTGATTTCTCTAAAGCAAGCAACATGATCCTCGCCACACTGGTTCTGGTTGTCGGCATCAGCGGCATCTCGCTTAACATCTATGGCGTGCAGCTCAAAGGTATGGCGCTGGCTACTATTGTAGGTATCGTATTGTCTCTGTTCTTCAAACTGATTGAAGTACTCGGCTTGTCTAATGAACAGGATTCGGAGAAATCTGCGCACTAA
- the secF gene encoding protein translocase subunit SecF, producing MRFNKDMDYVHWSKYFFIFSIVLTVLGVVFLGFLGLNYSVDFRAGSNVDVSLSKNLTQAELQPALDGLGIEHEPSITVGDQRVNIRYDEELDSTQSEALKSAISKLDAQASYEINTVDPEMAKELARNAIYSVLLSSLGIIIYVSIRFEWRFAVAAIIALLHDAFMVVAIFSIFRLEVDLTFIVAVLTIIGYSINDTIVIFDRIRENLRFGKQKTYEDLKVLVNKSISQTLMRSLYTAFTVFIAAFFLLVMGGASIKMFSLAMVIGLLFGAYSSIFIASPLWLLLKKRQKPAAVKNNPA from the coding sequence GTGCGCTTTAATAAAGATATGGATTACGTGCATTGGAGTAAATACTTCTTTATTTTCTCTATTGTACTTACTGTACTTGGTGTAGTTTTCCTGGGTTTCCTGGGGCTTAACTACAGTGTAGATTTCAGAGCTGGTTCTAACGTGGATGTATCGTTGTCCAAGAATCTTACACAGGCTGAGCTTCAGCCGGCATTAGACGGTCTGGGGATTGAACATGAGCCGAGCATTACGGTCGGTGACCAGCGTGTGAACATCCGTTATGATGAAGAGCTCGATAGTACGCAGAGTGAAGCGCTGAAATCGGCAATCAGCAAGCTGGATGCTCAGGCTTCCTATGAAATTAATACGGTTGACCCGGAGATGGCCAAAGAGCTTGCGCGCAACGCTATTTACTCCGTGCTTCTGTCCAGCTTGGGGATTATCATTTATGTAAGTATCCGGTTTGAATGGCGTTTCGCCGTGGCGGCCATTATTGCCCTGCTCCATGATGCATTTATGGTAGTGGCAATCTTCTCCATTTTCCGTCTGGAAGTGGATCTGACGTTCATTGTCGCGGTGCTTACGATTATCGGCTATTCCATCAATGATACTATCGTTATCTTTGACCGTATCCGTGAAAACCTGCGATTCGGCAAACAGAAAACGTATGAGGACCTTAAAGTGCTGGTCAACAAGAGTATATCCCAGACGCTTATGCGGTCCCTCTATACAGCCTTTACGGTATTTATTGCCGCATTCTTCCTGCTTGTGATGGGCGGAGCATCGATTAAAATGTTCTCGCTCGCTATGGTTATCGGTTTGCTCTTCGGAGCTTATTCTTCGATCTTTATCGCAAGTCCGCTCTGGCTGCTGCTCAAGAAGCGCCAGAAGCCTGCTGCTGTAAAAAACAATCCGGCCTAA
- the recJ gene encoding single-stranded-DNA-specific exonuclease RecJ, protein MELARSLSVSPLLSSLLVTRGFTAPDEALMFMDGGADDSHDPYLLKGMTEAVPRIRRALQDEEHILVYGDYDADGVSSTSLMIYLLRHLGASFDIYIPHRSNEGYGLHNHALDWAVQQGVSLVITVDTGISAVHQIAYAAELGIDVIVTDHHEPPELLPEAFALINPKLPDCPYPFKGLAGVGVAYKLAEALLDGNVPEEWSEIAAIGTVADLMPLLGENRSLVRKGLASMRKSPFPGVRSLLEVSGITMNTVSAINIAFGVAPRINASGRLDHAGRAVALLTTADSMEAGHLASELDLLNKERQMVVERIVAEATDKLVGQIGDGQPPDIIVLADKGWNVGVVGIVASKLLERYYRPVIILDIHPETGMCKGSARSIPGLDIYEALTSCAGLMDHYGGHPAAAGMSLHSDNLDAFAAALNEYAAKVLTPEALIPVTAADGETAVADLTLQAALEMERLAPFGMSNPLPKFIVRGAAVKETRKMGQEGKHLKLVLQQGRHTIEAVAFGKGALAELLPGGTVVDVLAELSVNEWNGSRKPQLMLQDLAVPEAQLFDLRGTADAVRQAVRLKEVLQPYSGSTPFTAAAVFQNSRLSPLSDLKGMSLWVYDEDGGINALSHGQAEPSGKVSLLCLLDMPESPEQLDALLAAFPQAENIALLHAVREGRDRLQVPTRDHFKVLYKLLASIAASAVPEHEVLLRLSRQSSLSVRMLGRMLDVFEELDFIERTGGMISFVSQPAAKNLSTSRHFVRLGQTAEMEQYFMEGSARELESWMLARRQGAS, encoded by the coding sequence ATGGAATTGGCCCGGAGCCTTTCTGTTTCTCCGCTCCTGTCTTCCTTGCTTGTAACCCGGGGATTTACTGCTCCGGATGAAGCATTGATGTTCATGGACGGAGGAGCGGATGACAGCCATGATCCATATCTGCTCAAAGGAATGACTGAGGCTGTGCCGCGGATCAGAAGGGCATTGCAAGATGAGGAACATATTCTAGTGTATGGGGATTATGATGCTGACGGTGTCTCCAGCACGTCCCTGATGATCTATCTGTTGCGCCATCTTGGCGCTTCCTTTGATATCTATATTCCGCACCGCTCCAATGAAGGCTACGGGCTGCATAACCATGCGCTCGACTGGGCTGTCCAGCAAGGTGTTTCGCTTGTTATTACGGTAGATACCGGGATCAGCGCAGTACATCAGATCGCCTACGCCGCTGAGCTGGGGATTGATGTTATTGTGACGGATCACCATGAACCGCCTGAGTTGTTGCCGGAAGCGTTCGCTTTGATTAACCCTAAGCTGCCGGATTGCCCATACCCGTTCAAAGGGCTGGCCGGGGTAGGAGTGGCTTACAAGCTTGCCGAAGCCCTGCTTGACGGCAATGTACCTGAAGAGTGGAGTGAAATTGCCGCAATCGGCACAGTAGCGGATCTGATGCCGCTGCTGGGCGAGAACCGCAGCCTGGTGCGCAAGGGGCTTGCCAGTATGCGGAAATCCCCGTTTCCCGGTGTACGATCACTGCTTGAGGTGAGCGGGATAACGATGAATACCGTTAGCGCAATAAATATTGCATTTGGTGTGGCACCGCGGATTAACGCCAGCGGCCGCCTCGATCATGCAGGCCGGGCGGTAGCCCTTCTGACTACCGCTGACAGCATGGAGGCTGGACACCTGGCGAGTGAACTTGATCTGCTCAATAAAGAACGCCAGATGGTCGTTGAACGGATTGTAGCGGAAGCTACGGACAAGCTGGTAGGGCAGATCGGTGACGGACAGCCGCCGGATATTATTGTGCTGGCTGACAAGGGCTGGAATGTCGGGGTTGTCGGGATCGTTGCCTCCAAGCTGCTTGAGCGGTATTACCGCCCGGTCATTATCCTTGATATTCATCCGGAGACGGGCATGTGCAAGGGCTCAGCCCGCTCGATTCCCGGACTGGACATTTACGAGGCGCTGACTTCCTGCGCCGGATTAATGGACCATTACGGCGGCCATCCGGCTGCTGCCGGCATGAGCCTGCACAGCGACAATCTGGATGCTTTTGCGGCAGCCCTGAATGAATATGCCGCCAAGGTGTTGACGCCGGAGGCTCTGATTCCGGTAACCGCTGCAGATGGGGAAACTGCTGTAGCCGATCTGACGCTGCAGGCTGCACTCGAAATGGAGCGCCTTGCTCCCTTCGGCATGTCCAATCCGCTGCCCAAATTCATTGTGCGCGGGGCGGCAGTGAAAGAGACCCGCAAGATGGGCCAGGAAGGCAAGCACCTAAAGCTGGTCCTGCAGCAGGGACGGCACACCATCGAAGCGGTAGCCTTCGGAAAAGGTGCTCTGGCCGAGCTGCTGCCCGGGGGAACCGTTGTTGACGTGCTGGCTGAGCTGTCGGTCAATGAGTGGAACGGCTCCCGTAAGCCGCAGCTGATGCTGCAGGATCTGGCCGTGCCGGAGGCGCAGCTGTTTGATCTCCGGGGAACAGCCGATGCCGTAAGGCAGGCTGTCCGCCTCAAGGAGGTGCTGCAGCCGTACAGCGGCAGCACGCCTTTTACCGCCGCTGCTGTTTTCCAGAACAGCCGGCTGTCGCCGCTCAGCGACCTGAAAGGCATGTCACTGTGGGTTTACGATGAGGATGGCGGAATTAACGCCCTGTCTCATGGACAAGCTGAGCCAAGCGGAAAGGTGTCGCTGCTCTGCCTGCTGGACATGCCGGAGTCGCCGGAGCAGCTCGATGCTCTGCTTGCCGCTTTCCCGCAGGCGGAGAACATTGCGCTGCTGCATGCTGTACGTGAGGGACGTGACCGCCTGCAGGTTCCAACCCGTGATCATTTTAAGGTATTATATAAATTGCTGGCCTCCATTGCCGCTTCGGCAGTACCGGAGCATGAGGTGCTGCTGCGGCTTAGCCGCCAGTCTTCGCTAAGTGTACGGATGCTGGGCAGGATGCTGGATGTATTTGAGGAGCTTGATTTTATCGAGCGCACCGGCGGAATGATCTCATTTGTGTCCCAGCCGGCAGCTAAAAATCTGTCTACCTCCCGCCATTTTGTCCGGTTAGGCCAAACCGCGGAGATGGAGCAGTATTTTATGGAAGGCAGCGCCCGCGAGCTGGAGAGCTGGATGCTGGCCCGCCGCCAGGGTGCGTCGTAG
- a CDS encoding cation diffusion facilitator family transporter gives MNDKQSPQSETVAWNGIVSDAVLALAKGGVGYFTGSKALLGDALYSGADAAARLAEALPWRPVQAKQPKSVRRAGAGKSSKEPIIAVLFSVLILMSGLQIAFSAIRDLTRGHLSTVPPAALVTVLISIIVKEGIFQYQYRYFKKIGDGSHAAYADSHRFSLYSSIAALIGITLSMVGGYVGWSPLLYMDPVAALLTSCLILRKGYSMIAASVYGKTSQELPSAEAANFIETVGRVHGVIRVEHLQAVEQGRYVNLQVKISVNPRITVVEAQDIAECARKLLQHRFVHVGEVHMDVVPYDPGYPYKTNHQLADNDIPTLLQ, from the coding sequence ATGAATGACAAACAATCACCGCAAAGTGAGACGGTTGCCTGGAACGGAATCGTCAGTGATGCTGTACTGGCTCTGGCTAAAGGCGGTGTCGGTTATTTCACGGGCAGTAAGGCATTGCTGGGCGATGCCTTATATTCCGGAGCAGACGCTGCAGCCAGGCTGGCGGAAGCTCTCCCTTGGCGCCCGGTACAGGCTAAGCAGCCTAAATCAGTCCGCCGTGCAGGGGCCGGCAAGAGCAGCAAAGAGCCGATCATCGCTGTTCTTTTCTCCGTGCTGATTCTGATGTCGGGACTGCAGATCGCTTTTTCCGCCATCCGGGATTTAACCAGAGGACATTTATCGACAGTTCCGCCTGCTGCACTTGTTACGGTTCTTATTTCAATTATAGTTAAAGAGGGCATTTTCCAGTACCAATACCGTTATTTCAAGAAAATTGGCGACGGCAGTCATGCCGCTTATGCAGACAGCCACCGTTTTAGCTTGTATAGCTCGATAGCCGCTTTAATCGGAATTACGCTGTCTATGGTCGGAGGATATGTCGGCTGGAGCCCGCTTTTGTACATGGACCCGGTTGCTGCCCTGTTGACCAGCTGCCTGATACTCCGTAAGGGGTATAGCATGATTGCTGCTTCGGTCTACGGTAAAACAAGCCAGGAGCTGCCTTCGGCGGAAGCGGCTAATTTTATTGAAACGGTCGGCCGGGTGCACGGTGTAATCCGCGTAGAGCATCTTCAGGCGGTAGAACAGGGCCGGTACGTGAATCTTCAGGTCAAAATCAGCGTCAATCCGCGGATTACGGTTGTAGAGGCCCAGGATATCGCGGAGTGTGCGAGAAAGCTGCTGCAGCACCGTTTTGTCCATGTAGGCGAGGTTCATATGGATGTAGTGCCGTACGATCCCGGATATCCCTATAAAACAAACCACCAGCTTGCGGACAATGATATTCCGACGCTGCTTCAGTAA